One part of the uncultured Bacteroides sp. genome encodes these proteins:
- a CDS encoding TonB-dependent receptor: MRSICFILFLLISVLSNVAQTPQRRTDQLTGYTVKGTVIDSISGQGVQYATLSIAAARSPQNPVKVVVSDNNGNFTASFNASPGNYAIAIQFVGMKPAVKGFSLSANQKQVSLGAIFMTETSALLNEIVVVAQKPLVKVEIDKLTYSIENDPEAKTSNTLEMFRKIPMITVDNEDNIQLKGSSDFKIYLNGKPSNMISNNPSDVLKSMPANSIKSVEVITDPGAKYDAEGVGGIINIITAKSGLEGYTATIRSNASTQGRIGGGAYLSMKMGKIGITANYNYNHINTPYNDSYLERTNLVNNIEKYMTQNGRSKNKGPFQFGTVEASYEIDTLNLVSLSVERFNGKITGISNYMVEMKDAEYNPYYSYDRYSKSTRTFGSTDINVDYQRSTHRKDELLTVSYKFDNNPNDSKSNTLLKNLSGAVPLFLARTQNNVNKASTNEHTMQLDYIRPTWQGQKLEAGLKFILRKSNSETERWQNDTLVIDPSYDFKHTQEIYSAYISYDIKIKKFGIKAGVREESTSQKVKYILSPEMNFKVSYSNLVPSATISYMKSPAEQIRFGYSMRIRRPGIRNLNPYINDTDPENISYGNPKLNPEKSHNLNLNYSRFSPKLNINLGLSYRFENNGIESYTFIDPKKPNISQTTYDNIGHSQQTNFNLYGNWNAFKNFNLILNGGIFYVNMKSDATSSTDKLSTNGFFYNCYTGLQYTLPQNFRLNLNGGYFAPRVSLQGKTSAFYFTSFSVSKDFMNKKLSVSLSCNDPFWKTKEYTSRTNDRSFTMKNVNYINARDFRISLSYRFGTLKTSAAKKAKKGITNDDLNNNNEENQVEGVNTNNR; the protein is encoded by the coding sequence ATGAGGAGTATTTGTTTCATTCTTTTCCTGCTAATTTCCGTACTAAGCAACGTGGCTCAAACGCCTCAAAGAAGAACAGATCAACTGACAGGATATACGGTTAAAGGAACTGTTATTGATTCTATATCCGGTCAGGGGGTACAATATGCCACGCTTAGTATAGCCGCAGCACGCTCACCACAAAATCCGGTAAAGGTGGTGGTAAGCGATAATAACGGAAATTTCACGGCTTCATTTAATGCTTCACCCGGCAATTATGCAATTGCTATACAGTTTGTTGGCATGAAGCCAGCAGTAAAAGGGTTCTCACTTAGCGCAAATCAAAAGCAGGTTTCTTTGGGAGCTATATTTATGACGGAAACTTCAGCACTACTAAATGAAATTGTGGTTGTTGCACAAAAGCCTTTAGTAAAGGTTGAAATAGATAAGCTGACATACAGTATCGAGAACGACCCTGAGGCTAAAACCAGCAACACTTTGGAAATGTTTCGTAAGATACCAATGATTACGGTGGACAATGAAGATAATATTCAACTGAAAGGTTCGTCCGACTTTAAAATATACCTGAATGGTAAGCCGTCCAACATGATTAGCAATAATCCCAGCGATGTTCTGAAAAGCATGCCCGCCAATTCCATTAAGAGTGTTGAAGTAATTACTGATCCCGGAGCTAAGTATGATGCTGAAGGTGTTGGAGGAATTATTAATATTATCACCGCAAAAAGCGGACTTGAAGGATATACAGCCACAATTCGGAGTAATGCCAGTACGCAGGGACGCATCGGTGGAGGAGCTTACTTATCTATGAAAATGGGGAAAATTGGTATTACTGCAAACTACAATTACAATCACATCAACACGCCTTATAATGATTCTTATCTGGAACGTACAAATCTCGTAAATAACATAGAGAAATACATGACTCAGAACGGACGTTCAAAGAATAAAGGACCGTTTCAGTTTGGCACCGTAGAGGCCAGTTACGAGATAGACACACTTAATCTTGTAAGCTTGTCTGTCGAAAGGTTTAACGGAAAAATAACTGGTATTTCAAACTACATGGTTGAGATGAAAGATGCTGAATATAATCCATATTACAGTTATGACAGATACAGCAAATCAACCAGAACGTTTGGTTCAACAGACATTAATGTAGATTATCAGCGTTCTACTCATCGGAAAGATGAACTTCTTACTGTTTCTTACAAATTCGACAACAACCCTAACGACAGTAAAAGCAACACTTTATTAAAAAACTTATCGGGTGCTGTTCCCCTATTTCTGGCACGTACTCAAAACAACGTAAATAAAGCCTCAACGAATGAGCATACAATGCAGCTTGACTATATACGCCCTACCTGGCAGGGACAAAAGCTTGAAGCTGGATTAAAGTTTATTCTCCGTAAAAGTAACAGTGAAACGGAGCGCTGGCAAAATGATACTTTGGTAATTGATCCGTCTTACGACTTTAAGCATACACAGGAAATTTATTCTGCTTATATCAGTTACGACATCAAGATAAAGAAGTTTGGAATTAAAGCAGGGGTACGCGAAGAAAGCACTAGTCAGAAAGTTAAATACATTCTTTCCCCCGAGATGAATTTTAAAGTCAGCTATTCCAATTTAGTTCCTTCGGCAACCATTTCATACATGAAAAGTCCTGCAGAACAAATCCGCTTTGGATATTCCATGCGTATTCGCCGTCCGGGTATTAGAAACCTGAATCCGTATATAAATGATACAGATCCTGAAAACATCAGCTATGGTAATCCAAAACTAAACCCGGAAAAAAGCCATAACCTGAATCTGAATTACAGTAGATTCTCTCCCAAGCTTAATATTAATCTTGGTCTAAGTTATCGTTTCGAGAACAATGGAATAGAAAGCTACACATTTATTGACCCCAAAAAGCCAAATATAAGCCAGACTACCTACGACAATATTGGTCATAGTCAACAAACTAATTTTAATTTATATGGTAACTGGAATGCCTTTAAGAACTTCAATCTTATCTTAAACGGAGGTATTTTCTATGTAAATATGAAAAGTGATGCAACGTCATCAACAGATAAACTAAGTACAAACGGATTCTTTTACAATTGCTATACAGGACTCCAATATACGCTTCCACAAAACTTCCGTTTGAATCTGAATGGAGGTTACTTTGCCCCAAGAGTTAGTCTGCAGGGAAAAACATCGGCATTCTATTTCACCAGTTTTTCTGTCAGCAAAGACTTCATGAACAAAAAATTATCGGTATCTCTCTCCTGCAATGATCCATTCTGGAAAACAAAAGAATATACAAGCAGAACAAATGACAGGAGTTTTACTATGAAAAATGTAAATTATATCAATGCTCGCGATTTCAGAATAAGCCTGTCATACAGATTTGGAACTCTCAAAACATCTGCTGCAAAGAAAGCAAAGAAAGGAATTACAAATGATGATTTAAATAATAATAATGAAGAGAACCAAGTGGAAGGAGTAAATACAAACAACAGATAA
- a CDS encoding nitroreductase yields the protein MKQFTELIEYALKAPSGHNTQPWRFRLTSKSIDIYPDFSRSLSVVDGNNRELYISLGTATENLCIAARHFGYQDSVSILTDTTGEYYIHVELEKADKTYSDSLFEQIFKRQTNRRIYTNRSLTKDTLKVLREVHLEYGVHVYLYEKKDAEFNQLKEFVYRGNEMQMTNRAFKKELTNWIRLNKKQVLKYKDGLTYAVMGSPSVPSWIGKSIMNFVLTPEAQNKSDKKKIESSSLLTLFTVDNSTPEEWIALGRSLERFLLESTLLGVTNAYLNQPCEVNSLAGEMRTKLDINGEYPMLLVRLGHAVSMPYSPRKEVNDMVFN from the coding sequence ATGAAACAATTTACAGAATTGATTGAGTATGCATTAAAGGCTCCGTCCGGACACAATACACAGCCTTGGAGGTTTAGATTAACAAGTAAATCTATTGATATTTATCCTGATTTTAGCCGTTCATTGTCTGTGGTGGATGGTAATAACAGAGAGTTGTATATTAGTTTAGGAACTGCAACAGAGAATCTTTGTATTGCCGCACGTCATTTTGGATATCAGGATAGTGTAAGCATTCTTACAGATACCACTGGTGAATATTATATTCATGTAGAATTAGAGAAAGCTGATAAAACTTATTCGGATTCTCTTTTTGAACAGATTTTTAAAAGACAGACCAACAGACGAATCTATACTAACAGGTCGTTGACTAAAGATACGTTGAAAGTATTAAGAGAGGTTCATCTGGAGTATGGGGTTCATGTTTACTTGTATGAGAAAAAAGATGCAGAATTCAATCAGCTGAAAGAGTTCGTTTACAGAGGTAACGAAATGCAGATGACTAACAGAGCCTTTAAAAAAGAGCTTACCAACTGGATACGACTAAATAAAAAGCAGGTCCTTAAATATAAAGACGGACTGACGTATGCTGTTATGGGTTCGCCATCAGTCCCTTCATGGATAGGAAAATCAATCATGAATTTTGTGTTGACTCCTGAGGCACAAAACAAATCGGATAAGAAGAAAATAGAGTCTTCATCTCTGCTGACTCTTTTTACTGTTGACAATAGTACCCCCGAGGAATGGATTGCTTTAGGACGTTCGCTTGAGAGATTTCTGCTCGAATCTACATTATTGGGAGTAACCAATGCTTATTTAAATCAGCCATGTGAGGTAAATTCGCTTGCCGGTGAAATGCGAACTAAGCTTGATATAAATGGAGAATATCCTATGTTGCTTGTTCGCCTTGGACATGCTGTTTCTATGCCTTACTCACCAAGAAAAGAGGTTAACGATATGGTATTTAATTAA
- a CDS encoding HU family DNA-binding protein, with product MAFRYRVKTKRSALKDKTTKYYAVPIRNEKVHIANLADELSHRCSLSKGDILSTLSGLVDLMEEHLHNGDSVYLDNLGIFTLSATSDGYDTPEECTPSKVRAQKICFRADNKLKKNLQFVRFEKDKYSAE from the coding sequence ATGGCATTCAGATATAGAGTAAAAACAAAACGTTCCGCACTGAAAGATAAAACAACAAAATACTACGCAGTTCCCATCCGCAATGAAAAGGTACATATAGCCAATCTGGCCGATGAACTATCACATCGTTGCTCCCTTTCAAAAGGAGATATCCTGTCAACCTTGTCGGGATTAGTTGATTTAATGGAAGAGCATCTACACAATGGCGACAGTGTTTATCTCGACAATCTGGGCATCTTCACCCTTTCTGCTACCAGTGATGGTTATGATACTCCCGAAGAATGTACTCCATCAAAGGTCAGGGCACAGAAAATTTGTTTCAGGGCTGATAACAAGCTAAAGAAAAACCTTCAGTTTGTGCGATTTGAAAAAGATAAGTACAGCGCAGAATAA
- a CDS encoding AraC family transcriptional regulator: MEIKSSTREEYLKRVNVVVDYINNHLDEELDLQKLAEMSNLSTYHFHRIMKAFLGETLGAYIIRVRLETAVRLLRYTDLPVEQIAYSVGYEMPSSLSKSFKQFYDITPLEYRNNKNFVIMKPVQLNPDLNLKSPKVIDIETKKAIYIRLTGAYSELDFCGAWGKLWAYVKENKLFSAGIEHISIYHDDPKVTTSEKLRTDVCLVLPKPAEPKGEIGVKEIAGGKYAVFSYQGPYTNLGIVYDTIFAKWLPDSGYELRNAPLYEKYINDPSRTEEAKLKTEIYIPLQ; encoded by the coding sequence ATGGAAATAAAATCGTCAACACGGGAAGAATATTTGAAAAGAGTGAATGTTGTAGTAGATTATATTAATAACCACCTCGATGAGGAACTCGATTTGCAAAAACTGGCTGAGATGTCCAACCTGTCAACTTATCATTTTCATCGCATCATGAAAGCTTTTCTGGGCGAAACACTCGGAGCATATATAATAAGAGTTAGGTTGGAAACCGCCGTCCGTCTGCTTCGGTATACAGATCTTCCTGTGGAACAAATAGCCTATAGCGTGGGTTATGAGATGCCTTCTTCTTTATCGAAATCGTTCAAACAATTTTATGATATAACTCCATTAGAATACCGTAACAATAAAAACTTTGTAATTATGAAACCTGTACAATTAAATCCGGATTTGAATTTGAAATCGCCTAAGGTGATAGATATTGAAACAAAGAAAGCAATTTATATCCGTTTAACCGGAGCATATTCCGAACTCGACTTTTGTGGAGCATGGGGTAAACTTTGGGCGTATGTGAAAGAGAATAAACTTTTCTCGGCAGGCATTGAGCACATCAGCATTTATCATGATGATCCTAAGGTCACCACATCTGAGAAACTTCGCACAGACGTGTGTCTTGTACTTCCAAAACCGGCAGAACCAAAAGGTGAAATCGGAGTGAAAGAGATTGCCGGAGGTAAGTATGCTGTTTTCTCGTATCAAGGTCCTTATACAAACCTCGGGATTGTGTATGATACAATCTTTGCAAAATGGCTTCCCGATAGTGGATACGAACTTCGTAACGCTCCGTTGTATGAGAAATATATCAATGATCCTTCACGCACGGAAGAAGCCAAACTGAAGACGGAGATTTATATTCCGTTGCAGTAA
- a CDS encoding TonB-dependent receptor, protein MKKKVQMLVGLTLIGSSSFAQVKDSLRLVRLQEVQVVGTRATAKTPVAFSNVSKDQIKKQNFGQDIPFLLTMTPSVVATSDAGAGVGYTGIRVRGTDASRINVTANGVPLNDAESHTLYWVDMPDFASSIEDLQIQRGAGTSTNGAGAFGASINMKTESISALPYAEINGSYGSFNTHKETFKVGTGLLKSRWAFDARLSNLASDGYIDRASTDLKSFFAQAGYYGDNDIFKFIVFGGKEKTYHAWNGNEDLAGKGRRYNPCGEIEEEYLGEDGKTHTKIIGFYKDQTDNYIQTNYQMLYTHIFSPKWNMNLTLHYTDGEGYYQEYKNGCTLKKYGLVPFTLDGTLIEKSNLVRQKRMDNGFGGGVFSFNYSSGRLQASLGGAANEYKGNNYGRVIWVKNYFNTVLDPDHEYYRNNSDKTDANIYLKASYELLKGLSAYGDLQYRYIHYTIDGLNDKWDWTKTLGGMQTLAVDNNYNFFNPKAGLFWQMNKNSSAYASFSVAHKEPTRNNFTDAKFGKTPSSERLFDYEAGYTYNDSRFLVGVNFYYMKYKDQLILTGQTNDIGEPLADNVPDSYRVGMEYMLGAKITSWLRWDGNATLSQNKINDYTEYLDNYDANWKPLYTQTSNYVGKTTIAYSPSVIANSMFTFTYKNWDAALQSSYVGKQYLSNSKQEDCVLDAYFVNNLRLGYTFSLPAFKSIHLGLSINNLFNEKYESNGYGYSSYVIDANGSKTRYNGAGYFAQAGTNILAGITLKF, encoded by the coding sequence ATGAAAAAGAAAGTACAGATGCTTGTCGGCTTAACACTGATTGGCTCATCGTCTTTTGCGCAGGTAAAGGATAGCCTGCGTTTGGTAAGACTGCAGGAAGTGCAGGTAGTAGGAACACGCGCAACGGCTAAGACTCCGGTTGCATTCTCAAATGTTAGTAAGGATCAAATTAAAAAGCAGAACTTCGGGCAGGATATTCCGTTCTTGCTTACTATGACTCCTTCGGTGGTAGCAACATCCGATGCCGGAGCTGGAGTGGGGTATACAGGTATACGAGTTCGTGGAACGGATGCTTCACGTATCAATGTTACTGCCAATGGCGTGCCTTTGAATGATGCCGAGTCTCACACGCTTTATTGGGTAGACATGCCCGACTTTGCTTCGTCTATTGAAGATCTTCAGATTCAGCGCGGAGCCGGAACTTCGACTAATGGTGCAGGTGCTTTTGGTGCAAGTATTAATATGAAGACTGAATCTATTTCAGCACTTCCTTATGCTGAAATTAATGGTTCGTATGGATCATTTAATACGCACAAGGAAACATTTAAAGTAGGAACCGGATTGCTAAAGAGTCGCTGGGCTTTTGATGCCAGATTATCTAATCTTGCATCTGATGGATATATCGACCGGGCTTCTACAGATTTGAAATCGTTCTTTGCTCAGGCAGGTTATTATGGTGATAACGATATCTTTAAATTTATAGTTTTCGGTGGAAAAGAGAAAACTTATCATGCTTGGAATGGCAATGAAGACCTCGCAGGAAAAGGTCGCCGATATAATCCTTGCGGTGAGATTGAGGAAGAATATCTAGGAGAGGATGGTAAAACACACACTAAGATAATTGGTTTTTATAAAGACCAGACTGATAACTATATTCAGACTAATTATCAGATGCTTTACACTCATATTTTCTCTCCAAAGTGGAATATGAACCTGACATTGCATTATACTGATGGGGAAGGTTATTATCAGGAATACAAGAACGGATGCACGTTGAAGAAGTATGGTCTTGTGCCTTTTACATTGGATGGAACTCTGATAGAAAAAAGTAATTTGGTTCGTCAGAAAAGAATGGATAATGGTTTTGGCGGAGGAGTGTTCTCCTTTAATTATTCTTCCGGCCGTTTACAAGCTTCTTTAGGTGGAGCAGCTAACGAATATAAGGGTAATAATTACGGTAGAGTAATCTGGGTGAAGAACTATTTTAATACTGTGCTTGATCCCGATCACGAATATTATCGTAACAACTCTGATAAAACAGATGCTAATATTTATTTGAAAGCAAGCTATGAATTGCTTAAAGGATTGAGTGCTTATGGTGATTTGCAGTATCGATATATTCATTACACTATTGATGGTTTGAATGATAAGTGGGACTGGACTAAGACTCTGGGCGGAATGCAGACTTTGGCAGTAGATAACAACTATAACTTCTTTAATCCGAAGGCTGGTTTGTTTTGGCAGATGAATAAAAACAGTTCTGCTTATGCTTCATTCTCAGTGGCTCATAAAGAACCTACCCGTAATAACTTTACGGATGCTAAGTTTGGCAAAACTCCTTCTTCAGAAAGATTGTTCGATTATGAGGCCGGATATACATATAATGATTCTCGCTTCCTTGTAGGTGTGAACTTCTACTACATGAAGTATAAAGATCAGCTTATTCTTACCGGTCAGACAAATGATATTGGTGAACCATTGGCTGATAATGTTCCTGATAGTTACCGTGTAGGTATGGAATATATGCTAGGAGCAAAGATAACTTCCTGGTTGAGATGGGATGGAAACGCAACTTTAAGTCAGAATAAGATTAATGACTATACTGAATATCTTGATAATTATGATGCAAACTGGAAACCATTGTATACTCAAACATCTAACTACGTAGGAAAAACAACAATTGCTTATTCTCCAAGTGTAATAGCAAATAGTATGTTTACATTTACTTATAAAAATTGGGATGCAGCACTTCAATCAAGTTATGTAGGTAAACAATACCTATCTAACTCGAAGCAAGAAGATTGTGTTCTCGATGCTTATTTTGTAAATAATCTCCGTTTAGGGTATACGTTCAGTTTACCAGCATTTAAATCAATACATTTAGGTCTTTCAATCAATAATCTGTTTAATGAGAAATATGAAAGCAATGGATATGGATATAGCTCTTATGTAATTGATGCAAACGGAAGTAAAACACGTTATAACGGTGCCGGTTATTTTGCTCAGGCTGGAACAAACATTTTGGCCGGAATTACGTTGAAATTCTGA
- the pnuC gene encoding nicotinamide riboside transporter PnuC produces MDYLEIIGTLIGLLYLYLEYKASIYLWFAGVVMPLVYIYVFYAAGLYADMGINIYYLLAGLYGLVMWMKKSDQKEGEERPISYTPVKYFLPIIIIFAILFVGIAFILIRYTDSTVPYADSFVTALSIIGMWLLAYKYIEQWLVWIVVDVACCALYLYKGLYPTTILYGLYSVIAVFGYFKWKKMMLYNALNDEKIPVTDNR; encoded by the coding sequence ATGGATTATCTTGAAATTATAGGCACACTGATAGGCTTGCTTTATCTCTATTTAGAGTATAAAGCAAGTATCTATTTGTGGTTTGCCGGAGTTGTTATGCCGCTTGTATACATATATGTGTTTTATGCTGCGGGACTTTATGCAGATATGGGTATTAATATCTATTATTTACTGGCTGGTTTGTACGGGCTAGTGATGTGGATGAAAAAGTCCGACCAAAAAGAAGGAGAGGAGCGACCTATTTCTTATACTCCGGTTAAATACTTCTTGCCGATAATTATTATCTTTGCCATACTTTTTGTTGGAATAGCTTTTATCCTGATTCGTTATACCGATAGTACAGTTCCTTATGCAGACTCTTTTGTTACTGCTTTAAGTATTATTGGAATGTGGTTGCTGGCATATAAGTATATTGAGCAATGGCTGGTTTGGATTGTTGTGGATGTTGCTTGTTGTGCTTTGTATCTTTACAAAGGTCTGTATCCTACAACTATTCTCTACGGTTTGTATTCCGTGATAGCTGTATTTGGCTATTTCAAATGGAAAAAGATGATGTTATATAATGCTTTGAATGATGAAAAAATACCCGTTACTGACAATCGCTAA
- a CDS encoding thiamine diphosphokinase → MKKYPLLTIAKNPSAIILANGDFPVHPLPLALLTKTEYVVCCDGATDEFVSKGRIPVAIVGDGDSLSKLNKKQFAHILHSIPDQETNDLTKAYNYCLQQNKKDLLILGATGKREDHTLGNISLLADYMDQADVEIVTDYGVFTPISEDCEFESYPGQQVSIFNLSDADMYQEGLQYTLPSLKQWWQGTLNASLSDRFIIHTTGKAIIFRAY, encoded by the coding sequence ATGAAAAAATACCCGTTACTGACAATCGCTAAGAATCCCTCTGCCATTATTCTGGCTAATGGAGATTTTCCCGTTCATCCACTACCTTTAGCTCTTTTGACTAAAACAGAATATGTGGTTTGCTGTGATGGAGCTACCGATGAGTTTGTCAGTAAAGGAAGAATTCCCGTTGCTATAGTTGGCGACGGAGATTCTCTTTCAAAATTAAATAAAAAGCAATTTGCACATATTCTTCACTCTATTCCCGATCAGGAAACAAATGATTTGACTAAGGCCTATAACTACTGCTTGCAACAAAATAAAAAGGATTTGCTTATTCTTGGTGCAACAGGAAAAAGAGAAGACCATACATTAGGAAATATTAGTCTATTGGCTGATTATATGGATCAGGCAGATGTAGAAATAGTAACCGATTATGGTGTATTTACTCCTATATCAGAAGACTGTGAATTTGAAAGTTATCCGGGTCAGCAAGTATCCATTTTTAATCTTTCTGATGCCGATATGTATCAGGAAGGACTTCAGTATACTCTCCCTTCTTTAAAACAGTGGTGGCAAGGAACTCTCAATGCTTCCTTATCCGACCGCTTTATTATTCATACCACAGGTAAGGCTATTATCTTCAGAGCCTACTAA
- a CDS encoding polyphosphate polymerase domain-containing protein, with amino-acid sequence MRSEIIQLLNEMPPISLEEMDAVRLMNRIDTKFIIPTERFEPFLKKIKDEYFVQDINGKRVNNYHTTYLDTPADDMFIAHQNGKTDREKIRIREYVDSDLTFLEVKHKNNKGQTRKVRTGIKNKDHFRVEKNAEFLHSHSRYELDNLFPVLENNFYRITLVNRCKTERLTLDCDINFLNLETRKEEAISDFVIVEVKQEGESYSPVRDIMNRDRIRQVSISKYCLGAVLTNPSLKYNRFKSKLIQINKLTNKSYGYTF; translated from the coding sequence ATGCGTTCAGAAATTATACAGTTGTTAAACGAAATGCCTCCCATCTCTCTGGAAGAAATGGATGCTGTTCGATTAATGAATAGGATTGATACTAAGTTTATTATTCCTACAGAACGTTTTGAACCTTTTCTTAAAAAGATAAAGGATGAATATTTCGTTCAGGATATTAATGGTAAACGAGTTAATAATTACCACACAACTTATTTGGATACTCCTGCAGATGATATGTTCATTGCTCATCAAAACGGGAAGACCGACAGAGAAAAAATAAGAATAAGAGAATATGTCGATTCAGATCTGACTTTTCTGGAGGTGAAGCATAAAAACAATAAAGGACAGACACGAAAGGTTAGGACCGGCATTAAGAACAAAGACCATTTCAGAGTTGAAAAGAATGCAGAGTTTCTACATTCTCATTCCAGATATGAATTGGATAACCTGTTTCCTGTACTCGAAAATAATTTCTATCGCATAACATTAGTCAATCGTTGTAAAACAGAACGTTTGACGTTAGATTGTGACATCAATTTCCTGAATCTGGAAACAAGAAAAGAAGAGGCAATTTCTGATTTTGTAATTGTTGAAGTTAAGCAAGAAGGAGAGTCTTATTCTCCTGTAAGAGATATAATGAATAGAGACAGAATCAGGCAGGTTAGTATTAGTAAATATTGCCTTGGAGCAGTTCTTACCAATCCGTCTTTGAAATATAATCGATTCAAAAGCAAATTAATACAAATAAATAAATTAACTAATAAATCTTATGGATACACTTTCTGA
- a CDS encoding DUF4956 domain-containing protein — MDTLSEWMSNIDLLGTPLLDANGFGQLIMRFLINFVIVTSIIHFFYYPKSRRRDYYFTFSLINVSVFLLIFLLNSVKIKIGFALGVFAIFGIIRYRTESVPIREMTYLFLIIAVSVINAVAVQISYAELFTTNILFVLITWALESSRWLKHTSCKLILYDKINLITPDKYEELMDDLKKRTGIDILKVEVGHLDFLRDTAYLKIYYEPLHDEINTIDTMTRLPKDDE, encoded by the coding sequence ATGGATACACTTTCTGAATGGATGAGTAATATTGATCTTCTGGGAACTCCATTACTTGATGCTAATGGTTTTGGACAGCTGATAATGCGCTTCCTTATTAACTTTGTTATAGTAACTTCTATTATTCATTTTTTCTATTATCCCAAAAGTAGAAGAAGAGATTACTATTTTACGTTTTCGCTGATTAATGTAAGTGTGTTTTTACTTATATTCTTGCTTAATAGTGTAAAAATTAAAATAGGTTTTGCTTTAGGTGTCTTTGCTATTTTTGGGATAATAAGGTACAGAACCGAATCGGTACCTATCAGAGAAATGACTTATCTTTTTTTAATTATTGCTGTGTCTGTCATCAATGCTGTTGCTGTTCAGATAAGTTATGCAGAATTATTTACAACTAATATTTTGTTTGTCCTTATAACCTGGGCTTTGGAAAGCAGTAGATGGCTGAAACATACATCATGCAAACTCATATTGTATGATAAAATAAACCTTATTACTCCGGACAAATATGAAGAATTAATGGATGATTTAAAGAAACGAACTGGAATTGATATTTTGAAGGTAGAAGTAGGACATCTTGATTTTCTTCGTGATACAGCGTATCTAAAGATTTATTATGAACCATTGCACGATGAAATTAATACTATTGACACTATGACGAGACTTCCTAAAGACGACGAATAA
- a CDS encoding DUF2490 domain-containing protein yields MKIVKIACLFAALLGSTLSFAQSDDLGMYTSVEVTKKIVPKLEVSLEEEFRLRDNLNEIDRFSTAVQLSYKFCPYLKVGGAYNLINYNHPTKDWEIRHRYYFFVQGSYEFNRFTISLRERFQSTYRQGVSETSTRANPKQYIRSKIGLSYNIKDSSFEPYTSCEFYNSLNNKTGNGLDKIGFILGTKYKINNKNSLDLYYKYVNFDEDEDETNSHIIGIGYSHKF; encoded by the coding sequence ATGAAAATAGTAAAAATAGCATGTTTGTTTGCAGCTTTGCTTGGTAGTACACTTTCTTTTGCACAGAGTGATGATTTGGGTATGTATACCAGTGTGGAAGTAACAAAGAAGATTGTTCCTAAACTGGAAGTTTCATTAGAGGAAGAGTTTCGGCTTCGGGATAATCTTAATGAAATAGATCGCTTTTCTACAGCTGTACAACTCTCATATAAGTTCTGCCCTTATTTAAAAGTTGGTGGAGCATATAATTTAATTAATTACAATCATCCCACTAAGGATTGGGAAATAAGACATCGTTATTATTTCTTCGTTCAGGGAAGTTATGAATTTAATCGTTTTACCATTTCTTTGCGTGAAAGGTTTCAAAGCACTTATCGACAAGGTGTGTCTGAAACGTCAACAAGAGCAAATCCAAAACAGTATATTCGTAGTAAGATTGGTCTTAGCTATAATATAAAAGACTCCAGCTTTGAGCCATATACGTCTTGTGAGTTTTATAATTCACTCAATAATAAAACCGGGAATGGATTGGATAAAATTGGATTTATTTTGGGTACAAAATATAAAATCAATAATAAGAATTCATTGGATTTGTATTATAAATACGTAAACTTTGACGAAGATGAGGATGAAACCAATAGTCATATTATAGGTATAGGTTACTCACATAAGTTCTAG